In Phaseolus vulgaris cultivar G19833 chromosome 10, P. vulgaris v2.0, whole genome shotgun sequence, a single genomic region encodes these proteins:
- the LOC137818666 gene encoding cyclic nucleotide-gated ion channel 1-like, which translates to MTAKGQRFVRFKDWKSFSSSSIELNDSTSDGFHKRKVQSTQSSVSEESIRNLSCRRHVLHPQGPTLQKWNKIFVITSVMAISVDPLFFYIPVIDDDKKCLDLDGTLKITASVLRTFFDLFYILHIIFQFRTGFIAPSSRVFGRGELVADTSAIVRKYLSSYFSIDILSIIPLPQMVILAMILFPTCSAPYVGKDLLKYAVIAQYVPRLLRIYPLFKEVTSTSGILTETAWAGAAYNLFLYMLASHVVGAFWYLFSVESRVRCWRKQLKNTTFFHESYLSCGSYNSTVQSLLNHSCPINDLQNIGDLEPFNFGMFIEAIKSRVLESTTDFHHKFFYCFWWGLRSLSSVGQGLETSTYVGEIIFAISIAVSGLVLFASLIGNMQKYLQSTTVRVEEMRIKRRDAELWMSHRMLPDFLKERIRRYEQYKWQENRGVEEETLIRNLPKDLRRDIKRHLCLDLLKKVPLFESMDNQLLDALCDKLKPVLYTEKSHIVREGDPVDEMLFIMRGTLATATTNGGRTGFFNSSEIKAGDFCGEELLTWALDPNYSSNLPISTRTVETISEVEAFALMPEDLKCVASQFRRLINNKQLQHTFRFYSLQWKTWGACFIQAAWRRYRKKKAERLLREAEERIQNLENEEGSAPSFAAILHASRFASTALRHLRSGKRTRVPQPQKLLPLMPPKPSEPDFTALKN; encoded by the exons ATGACTGCAAAGGGACAGAGATTTGTTAG GTTTAAGGATTGGAAGTCATTTTCATCTTCAAGTATCGAGCTCAATGATTCCACTAGTGACGGATTTCACAAAAGAAAAGTTCAATCAACACAAAGTTCTGTCAGTGAAGAATCAATAAGAAATTTGTCTTGTAGGAGGCATGTTCTTCATCCACAGGGACCAACACTTCAAAAGTGGAACAAAATTTTTGTAATCACAAGTGTGATGGCAATCTCTGTGGATCCACTTTTCTTTTACATCCCAGTGATTGATGACGATAAAAAATGCCTTGATTTGGATGGAACACTCAAGATTACTGCCAGTGTTCTCCGCACATTCTTTGATCTTTTCTACATTCTTCACATTATCTTTCAGTTTCGAACCGGGTTTATTGCACCTTCCTCCCGTGTGTTTGGAAGGGGTGAGCTTGTTGCTGACACTTCAGCCATAGTCAGGAAATACCTAAGTTCTTACTTCAGCATTGACATTCTATCAATTATTCCACTTCCTCAG ATGGTGATTTTAGCTATGATCCTATTCCCAACATGCTCAGCTCCTTACGTGGGAAAGGATTTGTTGAAGTATGCAGTAATTGCCCAGTACGTGCCAAGACTTCTGCGGATCTACCCTTTATTCAAAGAAGTAACAAGCACTTCTGGCATATTGACTGAGACAGCATGGGCTGGAGCAGCTTACAATCTTTTTCTCTACATGCTAGCAAGTCAT GTGGTTGGAGCTTTCTGGTATCTGTTTTCAGTAGAATCAAGGGTGAGGTGCTGGCGCAAGCAGCTGAAGAATACTACTTTCTTTCATGAATCCTACCTTAGCTGTGGATCTTACAATTCTACTGTTCAATCACTTCTTAATCACTCTTGCCCTATCAATGATCTACAAAACATTGGAGACCTGGAACCTTTCAATTTTGGAATGTTCATAGAAGCTATAAAGTCTCGAGTGTTAGAATCAACTACTGATTTTCATCACAAGTTCTTCTACTGCTTTTGGTGGGGTTTGCGCAGTCTAAG TTCAGTTGGGCAAGGTCTCGAGACAAGTACTTATGTAGGGGAGATAATCTTTGCTATCTCCATTGCTGTCTCTGGATTGGTTCTATTTGCATCACTTATTGGAAACATGCAG AAATATCTACAATCTACCACTGTCAGAGTTGAAGAGATGAGAATCAAAAGGAGGGATGCAGAACTGTGGATGTCCCACCGTATGCTACCTGATTTCCTGAAGGAAAGAATTAGACGGTATGAACAATACAAATGGCAAGAAAATAGGGGTGTTGAGGAGGAGACATTAATTCGCAACCTCCCCAAAGATTTAAGAAGGGACATAAAGCGCCATCTTTGCTTAGATCTACTTAAAAAA GTGCCATTGTTTGAGAGCATGGATAATCAATTGTTGGATGCACTGTGTGATAAACTGAAGCCAGTCCTGTACACAGAGAAAAGTCACATAGTTCGTGAAGGGGATCCAGTTGATGAAATGCTGTTCATCATGCGTGGAACACTTGCAACTGCCACAACAAATGGTGGAAGAACTGGTTTCTTCAACTCCTCTGAGATCAAGGCTGGTGACTTCTGTGGAGAAGAGCTTCTAACATGGGCCTTGGACCCCAACTACTCCTCAAATCTTCCCATTTCAACTAGAACTGTGGAAACTATATCAGAAGTTGAAGCCTTTGCTCTCATGCCTGAGGACTTGAAATGTGTTGCTTCCCAATTTCGACGTCTTATaaacaacaaacaactccaacaCACTTTCAG GTTCTATTCCTTGCAATGGAAGACATGGGGTGCATGTTTCATACAAGCAGCATGGCGTAGATACAGAAAAAAGAAGGCAGAGAGGCTGTTACGTGAAGCAGAAGAAAGGATTCAAAATTTGGAGAATGAGGAAGGGTCCGCACCAAGCTTTGCAGCCATTTTACATGCATCAAGGTTTGCATCAACTGCATTGCGCCACCTGCGAAGTGGTAAACGTACCAGAGTGCCACAGCCACAGAAATTGCTACCCCTGATGCCTCCGAAGCCTTCTGAGCCAGATTTCACTGCTCTGAAAAACTAG
- the LOC137819531 gene encoding uncharacterized protein, with translation MSGRDNKRVCSCSCSCSCSEKKNKRVMKHGKKPLPDLNYPPPPDEHHQHSSSSSSPPPPPNYDKLQLLGAARQHSHAAAASSGKPKMGESESESSSHWNKEKKKKDEPAQ, from the exons ATGAGTGGGAGAGACAACAAGAGggtttgttcttgttcttgttcATGTTCATGTTCAGAGAAGAAGAACAAAAGGGTGATGAAGCATGGGAAAAAGCCTCTTCCTGATCTCAATTACCCTCCTCCTCCTGATGAACACCATCaacattcatcatcatcttcttctcccCCTCCTCCTCCCAATTACGATAAG CTTCAGCTTCTGGGAGCTGCTCGTCAACACAGTCATGCTGCTGCTGCTTCTTCTGGGAAGCCTAAGATGGgagagagtgagagtgagagtaGCTCTCACTGGaacaaggagaagaagaagaaggatgaGCCAGCACAATAA
- the LOC137818034 gene encoding uncharacterized protein: protein MKTHKCSEAFTTNEVFRDRDELLEWTRSVGYSYGFVIVILRSNTWTSQRGRMTFGLLGCEKGGKYRRYKNDVDRSGTGSRKCECPFRLRGKPVKGGQGWMVELICGSHNHDLAETTVGHSYAGRLSVEEKVMVEDMTKTSVKARNILLTMKERNEKNVTTIKQVYNAMCVHRRSQQGCENKNETVHVVIGARHVNNVHLIDKEFEVIVKRFKELDVIGKVNIKSKLQEIAFPEKTSINAPHAKLPAGYHPYILDVVDVKVDDHCGYRVVAAKLGMGEES from the exons ATGAAAACACATAAGTGTAGTGAGGCATTTACTACAAATGAG GTATTTCGTGATCGAGATGAACTGTTAGAGTGGACGAGAAGTGTTGGCTATAGTTATGggtttgttattgttatattaagGTCAAATACATGGACGAGCCAACGAGGAAGGATGACATTCGGATTATTAGGTTGTGAGAAAGGAGGTAAATACAGGCGGTATAAAAATGACGTAGATAGAAGTGGAACGGGAAGTAGGAAGTGTGAATGTCCTTTCAGATTGCGAGGCAAACCAGTCAAAGGTGGTCAAGGGTGGATGGTTGAATTAATTTGTGGTTCTCACAATCATGATTTGGCAGAGACAACGGTGGGTCATTCGTATGCTGGAAGGTTAAGTGTTGAGGAAAAGGTTATGGTGGAGGATATGACTAAAACTTCAGTGAAGGcaagaaatattttactaacaatgaaagagagaaatgagaagaatgTGACAACGATAAAGCAAGTTTATAATGCAATGTGTGTTCACCGAAGATCACAACAAGGTTGTGAGAACAAAAATGAAACAGTTCATGTTGTTATTGGAGCGAGACAT GTGAACAATGTTCATCTGATTGACAAAGAGTTTGAGGTGATCGTGAAGCGGTTCAAAGAGTTGGATGTTATAGGTAAGGTTAACATCAAATCTAAATTGCAAGAGATAGCCTTTCCAGAGAAGACATCTATTAACGCACCACATGCTAAG CTCCCTGCAGGGTATCATCCATACATTCTTGATGTTGTGGACGTTAAGGTTGATGACCATTGTGGGTACCGTGTTGTTGCTGCCAAATTGGGCATGGGAGAGGAGTCATGA